The following are encoded in a window of Saccharothrix longispora genomic DNA:
- a CDS encoding LysR family transcriptional regulator produces the protein MELRHLHVVLTVAEAGSISRAASLLKIAQAGLTAQLRRIERGFGGPLFLRRTDGVELTELGRHVVLRARDLVERFDELLVTARKLAAESGGAGIRLGGVAGAPTPLLVGVVRGLLPTHPQTTHIERSGDAVLELVRAGKLDLALVTEFPQSPLRIPEEVDFRTVATEHMVVGIPVGHRLSGRAEIRLSELADEEWAVPDENYGGGRLNLHLACEAAGFTPRCAHFGVDPASAAELVRSAHTVAGFFPTGHDLPGVLLKPIAGNPVHRRVTLVWNRGCEAAEHVDDVHAALLRAHHERLRGHGRAAKLAATGLTVAAS, from the coding sequence ATGGAGCTGAGGCACCTCCACGTCGTGCTGACCGTGGCGGAAGCGGGCAGCATCAGCCGTGCCGCCTCTCTGCTGAAAATCGCGCAGGCGGGGTTGACGGCCCAACTGCGCCGCATCGAACGCGGTTTCGGCGGTCCGCTGTTCCTGCGGCGCACCGACGGCGTCGAGCTGACCGAGCTGGGCAGGCACGTCGTGCTGCGGGCGCGGGACCTGGTGGAGCGGTTCGACGAACTGCTGGTCACGGCGCGCAAGCTGGCCGCGGAGAGCGGCGGCGCGGGCATCCGGCTCGGCGGGGTGGCCGGGGCGCCGACCCCCTTGCTGGTCGGGGTGGTGCGCGGGCTGTTACCGACGCACCCGCAGACCACGCACATCGAGCGCAGTGGTGACGCCGTACTGGAACTCGTGCGCGCCGGCAAGCTCGACCTGGCACTGGTCACCGAGTTCCCGCAGAGTCCACTGCGGATTCCCGAAGAAGTCGACTTCCGCACCGTCGCCACGGAACACATGGTGGTCGGAATTCCGGTGGGGCACCGGTTGTCCGGGCGTGCCGAGATTCGGCTGTCCGAACTGGCCGATGAGGAATGGGCCGTGCCGGACGAGAACTACGGCGGCGGGCGGTTGAACCTGCACCTGGCCTGCGAGGCGGCCGGATTCACGCCGCGTTGCGCGCATTTCGGCGTCGATCCGGCGTCGGCGGCGGAACTGGTGCGTTCCGCGCACACCGTGGCGGGGTTCTTCCCCACCGGCCACGACCTGCCCGGCGTGCTGCTCAAGCCGATCGCGGGCAACCCCGTGCACCGGCGCGTCACGCTGGTGTGGAACCGGGGCTGCGAGGCCGCCGAGCACGTCGACGACGTCCACGCCGCGCTGCTGCGCGCCCACCACGAACGGCTCCGGGGGCACGGCCGGGCGGCCAAGCTGGCCGCCACGGGGTTGACCGTGGCGGCCAGCTGA
- a CDS encoding AfsR/SARP family transcriptional regulator: MQVRRTGGAPRALRRKPGQVLAVLAAQCGKPVPVDRLLDLVWGDDPPPRARKSLQVHISALRAEGVPVRHQDGGYLLAAEPEQVDALRFRALTARAADVADLAERREVYARALDLWRGAPLAGAESEPLRAWLCAPLEAHRLAALEAAIDLDLALGRNAEAVDALTPLVAEHPFSENLRHQLMTALLACGRRTEALGVFQDVRRTLADELGVRPGTRLRALYRDALGV, from the coding sequence GTGCAGGTGCGGCGGACCGGTGGGGCTCCCCGGGCGCTGCGCCGCAAACCCGGCCAGGTCCTCGCCGTGCTGGCCGCGCAGTGCGGGAAACCGGTCCCCGTCGACCGGCTGCTCGACCTCGTGTGGGGCGACGACCCGCCGCCGCGCGCCCGCAAGTCCCTCCAGGTGCACATCTCGGCGCTGCGCGCCGAGGGCGTGCCGGTGCGCCACCAGGACGGGGGCTACCTGCTGGCCGCCGAACCCGAGCAGGTCGACGCCCTGCGGTTCCGCGCGCTGACCGCGCGGGCCGCCGACGTGGCCGACCTCGCCGAGCGCCGCGAGGTGTACGCGCGGGCGCTCGACCTGTGGCGCGGCGCACCGCTGGCGGGCGCGGAGTCCGAGCCGCTCCGCGCCTGGCTGTGCGCACCCCTGGAGGCCCACCGCCTGGCCGCGCTGGAGGCGGCCATCGACCTCGACCTGGCCCTGGGCCGCAACGCCGAGGCCGTCGACGCGCTCACCCCGCTCGTGGCCGAGCACCCGTTCTCCGAGAACCTCCGCCACCAGCTGATGACCGCGCTGCTCGCGTGCGGCAGGCGCACCGAGGCCCTCGGCGTGTTCCAGGACGTGCGCCGGACCCTGGCCGACGAGCTGGGCGTCCGCCCGGGCACGCGGCTGCGCGCGCTGTACCGCGATGCGCTGGGCGTTTAG
- a CDS encoding discoidin domain-containing protein, whose product MKRLITSLALLGALVVPVTAQPARAAECGTANAALNAPVTASSVETGSPFTAASAVDGNAGTRWSSAFSDPQWLRVDLGASREVCGATLTWEAAHATAFQLQTSADGTAWTTVYQTTTGTGGVQDVAFTGTGRYVRLHTTARATQYGVSLWEFAIRTGTGNPPGGSERLLSYDKPATASSFQDDGACPGCTPAKALDLNPATRWATSATTGWVDPGWISVDLGATAQVSKVVLQWDPAFATGFEIQTSATGSSWTTIHAVTNGTGFKQTFTVSGTGRYVRVNLTKRSGQYGYSLWEFQVYGTGGNPTPPPAQAPDPGAPLRLVWSDEFNTPAGTKPDAGKWRPEVGTGQNAELQYYTDNDNAFTDGAGNMVLEARRQVTPGSACPVDPVSGSGTCQYTSARLITEGRASWTYGRIEANIKVSGTKGLWPAFWMLGNDIFQGTPWPASGEIDIMEHLGREPNTAYQTIHGPAYYGGGGIGNVRDIGRDYRDAFHLFRVDWNSRGIMFSIDGVTVITIDKATVEATRGPWVFDKPFFILLNNAVGGDWPGPPDATTVFPQRMLVDYVRVYQ is encoded by the coding sequence GTGAAGCGTCTGATCACCTCGCTCGCCCTGCTCGGCGCGCTGGTCGTGCCCGTCACCGCGCAGCCCGCCCGGGCGGCCGAGTGCGGCACGGCCAACGCGGCGCTCAACGCGCCGGTCACCGCCTCCTCGGTGGAGACCGGCAGCCCGTTCACCGCCGCCTCGGCGGTGGACGGGAACGCGGGCACCCGCTGGTCGAGCGCGTTCAGCGACCCGCAGTGGCTGCGCGTCGACCTGGGCGCGAGCCGCGAGGTCTGCGGCGCGACCCTGACCTGGGAGGCCGCCCACGCGACGGCGTTCCAGCTTCAGACGTCCGCCGACGGCACCGCGTGGACGACGGTCTACCAGACCACGACCGGGACGGGCGGCGTCCAGGACGTCGCCTTCACCGGCACGGGCCGGTACGTCCGCCTCCACACCACCGCCCGCGCCACCCAGTACGGCGTGTCGCTGTGGGAGTTCGCGATCCGCACCGGCACGGGCAACCCGCCCGGCGGGTCCGAGCGGCTGCTGTCGTACGACAAGCCGGCCACCGCCTCCTCGTTCCAGGACGACGGCGCGTGCCCCGGCTGCACCCCGGCCAAGGCGCTGGACCTCAACCCGGCGACCAGGTGGGCGACCAGCGCCACCACCGGCTGGGTGGACCCGGGCTGGATCTCCGTCGACCTCGGCGCGACCGCGCAGGTCAGCAAGGTCGTCCTCCAGTGGGACCCGGCGTTCGCCACCGGGTTCGAGATCCAGACCTCGGCCACCGGGTCGAGCTGGACCACGATCCACGCGGTCACCAACGGCACCGGGTTCAAGCAGACGTTCACCGTCTCGGGCACGGGTCGCTACGTGCGGGTGAACCTGACCAAGCGCAGCGGCCAGTACGGCTACTCGCTGTGGGAGTTCCAGGTCTACGGCACCGGCGGCAACCCCACCCCGCCGCCGGCGCAGGCACCGGACCCGGGCGCCCCGCTGCGGCTGGTGTGGAGCGACGAGTTCAACACCCCCGCCGGCACGAAGCCGGACGCCGGCAAGTGGCGCCCGGAGGTCGGCACCGGCCAGAACGCGGAGCTCCAGTACTACACGGACAACGACAACGCGTTCACCGACGGCGCGGGCAACATGGTGCTGGAGGCCAGGCGGCAGGTCACACCGGGTTCGGCGTGCCCGGTCGACCCGGTCAGCGGCAGCGGCACGTGCCAGTACACCTCGGCGAGGCTCATCACCGAGGGCAGGGCGTCGTGGACCTACGGGCGCATCGAGGCCAACATCAAGGTCTCGGGCACCAAGGGCCTCTGGCCCGCGTTCTGGATGCTCGGCAACGACATCTTCCAGGGCACCCCGTGGCCCGCCAGCGGTGAGATCGACATCATGGAGCACCTGGGCCGCGAACCGAACACCGCGTACCAGACGATCCACGGCCCGGCGTACTACGGCGGCGGCGGGATCGGCAACGTGAGGGACATCGGTCGGGACTACCGCGACGCGTTCCACCTGTTCCGGGTCGACTGGAACAGCCGGGGCATCATGTTCAGCATCGACGGCGTGACCGTCATCACCATCGACAAGGCGACGGTGGAGGCGACCCGCGGCCCGTGGGTGTTCGACAAGCCCTTCTTCATCCTCCTCAACAACGCGGTGGGCGGTGACTGGCCCGGTCCACCGGACGCCACCACGGTCTTCCCGCAGCGCATGCTGGTCGACTACGTCCGCGTCTACCAGTGA
- a CDS encoding class I adenylate-forming enzyme family protein has product MREFVTDLLGRHGDDVPVFTHERTATHGTLRAAVADLATRFAASGVGEGTAVAIQVPPSFTQLEAVLALWRLGARVVPIDHRLTAHEFDVLRDLTRPQFAVRAADRFEGAFREHYELVTERMPDGVPAATPHRLVQFTSGSTGRPKVVGRSTGSITREVARFAAADGMTRRGEKFLILNNTAYSFGLMGGLLHSLAAGVELVFAARPSSAEDVLATAARHRVDFLSGQPFHFDLLAGAADREALRSVRAAFAGGELMPPEVADRFAAAHGFAVGECFGTTETGALTMDVTGASRPSVGRPMPDTTIRVREGLVEVALDESPYLHEDGPSRFSDGWLRTGDRGEFDAHGNLRLLGRADSLVMVRGFNVDLTEVEAALRTHPLVTEAIVVHDGAVEAYVGTRSDVLGSDTVLAWCAQRLAEFKVPERVHVLPALPRTSSGKLVRNPRSLADAR; this is encoded by the coding sequence ATGCGAGAGTTCGTCACCGACCTGCTGGGCCGCCACGGCGACGACGTGCCGGTGTTCACGCACGAGCGCACCGCGACCCACGGGACCCTGCGCGCCGCCGTGGCCGACCTGGCCACGCGGTTCGCCGCCTCCGGGGTGGGGGAGGGGACCGCGGTCGCGATCCAGGTGCCCCCCAGCTTCACCCAGCTGGAGGCGGTGCTGGCGCTGTGGCGCCTCGGCGCGCGGGTCGTCCCGATCGACCACCGGCTCACCGCGCACGAGTTCGACGTGCTGCGCGACCTCACCCGCCCGCAGTTCGCCGTGCGGGCGGCGGACCGGTTCGAGGGCGCGTTCCGGGAGCACTACGAGCTGGTCACCGAGCGGATGCCCGACGGCGTGCCCGCCGCCACCCCGCACCGCCTGGTGCAGTTCACCTCCGGCTCGACCGGGCGGCCCAAGGTCGTCGGCCGCAGCACCGGGTCGATCACCCGCGAGGTGGCGCGGTTCGCCGCCGCCGACGGCATGACCCGGCGCGGCGAGAAGTTCCTCATCCTCAACAACACCGCCTACAGCTTCGGCCTGATGGGCGGGCTGCTGCACTCCCTCGCCGCCGGCGTCGAGCTGGTGTTCGCCGCGCGGCCCTCCTCCGCCGAGGACGTCCTGGCCACCGCCGCCCGGCACCGGGTGGACTTCCTCAGCGGCCAGCCGTTCCACTTCGACCTGCTCGCCGGCGCGGCCGACCGGGAGGCGCTGCGGTCGGTGCGCGCCGCGTTCGCCGGCGGCGAGCTGATGCCCCCGGAAGTGGCCGACCGGTTCGCCGCCGCCCACGGCTTCGCGGTGGGCGAGTGCTTCGGCACCACCGAGACCGGCGCGCTGACCATGGACGTGACCGGCGCGTCCCGACCCTCGGTGGGCAGGCCGATGCCCGACACCACGATCAGGGTGCGCGAAGGGCTGGTGGAGGTCGCCCTGGACGAGTCGCCCTACCTGCACGAGGACGGGCCGTCGCGCTTCTCCGACGGGTGGCTGCGCACCGGGGACCGCGGCGAGTTCGACGCGCACGGCAACCTGCGGCTGCTCGGCCGCGCCGACTCGCTGGTCATGGTGCGCGGCTTCAACGTGGACCTGACCGAGGTCGAGGCGGCGCTGCGGACCCACCCGCTGGTCACCGAGGCCATCGTGGTGCACGACGGGGCGGTCGAGGCGTACGTCGGCACGCGGTCCGACGTGCTGGGGTCGGACACCGTCCTCGCGTGGTGCGCGCAGCGGCTGGCCGAGTTCAAGGTGCCCGAGCGCGTCCACGTGCTCCCCGCCCTGCCGCGCACCTCCAGCGGCAAGCTGGTGCGCAACCCGAGGAGCCTCGCCGACGCGCGGTGA
- the idi gene encoding isopentenyl-diphosphate Delta-isomerase gives MEQVVLLDESGVAIGTADKLSVHHASTPLHLAFSSYLFDGAGRLLLTRRALHKKTWPGVWTNSCCGHPAPGEAAAPAVRRRLVEELGLEDVDLDLVLPAFRYRAEMENGVVENEMCPVFRGLVTGEPRPNPDEVDAVEWVPWAEFAPAVLAGARPVSPWCVLQVAELWELGSDPLAWPTASAAALPPAAA, from the coding sequence GTGGAACAAGTCGTCCTCCTCGACGAGTCCGGTGTCGCGATCGGCACGGCCGACAAGCTCTCCGTGCACCACGCGTCCACCCCGCTGCACCTGGCGTTCTCCTCCTACCTGTTCGACGGCGCGGGCCGGCTGCTGCTGACCCGGCGCGCGCTGCACAAGAAGACCTGGCCGGGGGTGTGGACGAACTCGTGCTGCGGCCACCCGGCGCCGGGGGAGGCCGCGGCGCCCGCGGTGCGGCGGCGGCTGGTGGAGGAGCTGGGCCTGGAGGACGTCGACCTCGACCTCGTGCTCCCCGCCTTCCGCTACCGGGCGGAGATGGAGAACGGCGTCGTGGAGAACGAGATGTGCCCGGTCTTCCGCGGCCTCGTCACCGGTGAGCCCCGCCCGAACCCCGACGAGGTCGACGCCGTCGAGTGGGTCCCGTGGGCCGAGTTCGCCCCGGCCGTCCTGGCGGGCGCCCGCCCGGTCTCGCCGTGGTGCGTCCTCCAGGTGGCGGAGCTGTGGGAGCTGGGCTCCGACCCGCTGGCCTGGCCCACCGCCTCGGCAGCCGCCCTCCCCCCGGCCGCCGCCTGA
- a CDS encoding SDR family NAD(P)-dependent oxidoreductase, producing the protein MSIDPAELEIALKVLAQVDDLETEHPDAVAVRRATAGIWKSLRKRRKADRRAAVTAADRAVIEATATGSPSRIDDETRGVLLREPDPGTKAGTLLRARSCYTCKRRYTEVDAFYHQLCPACADLNRVKRDQGADLTGKRALLTGGRAKIGMYIALRLLRDGAHTTITTRFPHDAVRRFASMPDSADWLHRLRVVGIDLRDPNQVVQLADSVAAAGPLDILINNAAQTVRRSSNAYAPLVTAESDPLPAGPLPELVTFGHTTAAHPAALTGSLGDTGPGLGATVTALALTAGSTEIDAGGLVPDVADVNSWVQRVEEVDPVELLEVQLCNSTAPFILISRLRRAMAASPARRKYVVNVSAMEGQFSRAYKGPGHPHTNMAKAALNMLTRTSAEEMLTTDGILMTAVDTGWITDERPHPTKLRLASEGFHAPLDLVDGAARVYDPIVRGELGEDLYGCFLKDYEPAAW; encoded by the coding sequence GTGTCGATTGACCCCGCTGAGCTGGAGATCGCCCTGAAGGTGCTCGCCCAGGTGGATGATCTGGAGACCGAGCACCCCGACGCGGTCGCCGTCCGCCGGGCCACCGCCGGCATCTGGAAGAGCCTCCGCAAGCGCCGCAAGGCCGACCGGCGCGCCGCCGTGACCGCCGCCGACCGCGCCGTCATCGAGGCGACCGCGACCGGGTCGCCGTCGCGCATCGACGACGAGACGCGCGGCGTCCTGCTGCGCGAGCCCGACCCGGGCACGAAGGCGGGCACGCTGCTGCGCGCCCGGTCCTGCTACACGTGCAAGCGCAGGTACACCGAGGTCGATGCCTTCTACCACCAGCTGTGCCCGGCCTGCGCGGACCTGAACCGGGTCAAGCGCGACCAGGGGGCGGACCTCACCGGCAAGCGCGCCCTGCTCACCGGCGGTCGCGCCAAGATCGGCATGTACATCGCGCTGCGGCTGCTGCGCGACGGCGCGCACACCACGATCACCACCCGGTTCCCGCACGACGCGGTGCGCCGGTTCGCCTCGATGCCGGACAGCGCCGACTGGCTGCACCGGCTGCGCGTGGTGGGCATCGACCTGCGCGACCCGAACCAGGTCGTGCAGCTGGCCGACTCGGTGGCCGCCGCCGGCCCGCTCGACATCCTGATCAACAACGCCGCGCAGACCGTGCGCCGCTCGTCGAACGCCTACGCGCCGCTGGTCACGGCCGAGTCGGACCCGCTGCCAGCCGGTCCGCTGCCCGAGCTGGTCACGTTCGGCCACACCACGGCCGCGCACCCGGCGGCGCTCACCGGTTCGCTCGGCGACACCGGGCCGGGCCTGGGCGCGACGGTGACCGCGCTGGCGCTGACCGCCGGGTCGACGGAGATCGACGCGGGCGGCCTGGTTCCGGACGTGGCGGACGTCAACAGCTGGGTGCAGCGGGTCGAGGAGGTCGACCCGGTGGAGCTGCTGGAAGTGCAGCTGTGCAACAGCACGGCGCCGTTCATCCTGATCTCGCGGCTGCGCCGGGCGATGGCAGCCTCTCCCGCGCGGCGCAAGTACGTGGTGAACGTCTCGGCCATGGAGGGCCAGTTCAGCCGCGCCTACAAAGGGCCGGGGCACCCGCACACGAACATGGCCAAGGCCGCGCTGAACATGCTGACCCGCACCAGCGCCGAGGAGATGCTGACCACCGACGGCATCCTGATGACCGCGGTCGACACCGGCTGGATCACCGACGAGCGCCCGCACCCGACCAAGCTGCGGCTGGCCTCGGAGGGCTTCCACGCGCCGCTCGACCTGGTCGACGGCGCGGCCAGGGTGTACGACCCGATCGTGCGCGGCGAGCTGGGCGAGGACCTGTACGGCTGCTTCCTGAAGGACTACGAGCCCGCCGCCTGGTGA
- a CDS encoding 2-amino-3,7-dideoxy-D-threo-hept-6-ulosonate synthase, whose translation MRKALRLRRLSRPRDDRYLFVPLDHSVSDGPVVSRDRWRDLVDSVVMGGADAIIVHKGRVRTIDPDVLAGCALVVHLSAGTAHMADMNAKVLVGDVEEALRLGADAVSVHVNIGSDTEARQLADLGSVAAACDDWNVPLIAMAYPRGPRIVDPNDPALLAHVVNIAADLGADIVKTNLATPSERMAEVIATSPIPVLVAGGPATGGSLVDHARTAMAVGCAGLAVGRRVFTSPTPMSLVAELASIVHGESEADIVRAMTGAVASS comes from the coding sequence ATGAGGAAAGCGTTGCGACTGCGACGCCTTTCCCGACCGCGCGACGACAGGTACCTCTTCGTGCCGCTGGACCACAGCGTGTCGGACGGTCCGGTGGTGTCGCGCGACCGGTGGCGCGACCTGGTCGACTCGGTCGTGATGGGCGGGGCCGATGCCATCATCGTCCACAAGGGACGCGTGCGGACGATCGACCCGGACGTGCTCGCCGGGTGCGCGCTCGTCGTCCACCTGAGCGCGGGCACCGCGCACATGGCCGACATGAACGCCAAGGTCCTCGTCGGCGACGTCGAGGAGGCGCTGCGGCTCGGCGCCGACGCGGTCAGCGTCCACGTCAACATCGGCTCCGACACCGAGGCCCGGCAGCTCGCCGACCTCGGCTCGGTCGCCGCCGCGTGCGACGACTGGAACGTCCCGCTGATCGCCATGGCCTACCCGCGCGGTCCGCGCATCGTCGACCCGAACGACCCCGCGCTGCTCGCGCACGTCGTGAACATCGCGGCCGACCTCGGCGCCGACATCGTCAAGACCAACCTCGCCACACCGTCCGAGCGGATGGCCGAGGTGATCGCCACCAGCCCGATCCCGGTGCTGGTGGCGGGTGGTCCGGCGACCGGCGGCAGTCTCGTCGACCACGCCCGCACCGCCATGGCGGTCGGGTGCGCGGGCCTCGCCGTGGGCCGCCGCGTGTTCACCTCGCCGACACCGATGTCCCTGGTCGCCGAGCTCGCGTCGATCGTCCACGGGGAGAGCGAGGCGGACATCGTCCGCGCGATGACCGGGGCCGTGGCCTCGTCCTGA
- a CDS encoding DUF1996 domain-containing protein: MVTALAVAVSAASVVTFVASPASAAPELLSQGRPVTASSVENGGTPVQAAVDGNTGTRWSSAAADPQWIAVDLGSAKPINQVVLNWEAAYARAFQLQTSGDGANWTTVLTAGGTAGVQTLAVNTTARHVRLYTTQRATQYGVSLWEFQVFGDAAPSGPIVRVAEFLADCPFTHRLPDDPIVVPNLPGASHMHSFFGNRTTNAHSTVQSLLAGTSNCNPSVDLSSYWVPTLYADGQAVEPTGTTFYYLGEGVRDDVIARIQPFPLGLRIVAGNAKATAPDATTISRWSCLHAGHVGASKDFVNCPAGTMLESYLDFPQCWNGRDLDSADHKSHMSYPVAGTCPSTHPVPVPKLRQVLRYPVSGDPARFRLSSGAGFTMHGDFFNAWPEAELARRVRDCINPIIKCGADGRP, from the coding sequence ATGGTCACAGCGCTCGCCGTCGCGGTCTCCGCCGCGTCGGTGGTGACCTTCGTCGCCTCACCCGCATCGGCGGCGCCGGAACTGCTGTCCCAGGGCAGGCCCGTGACCGCCTCCTCCGTCGAGAACGGCGGCACACCGGTCCAGGCCGCGGTCGACGGCAACACCGGCACCCGCTGGTCCAGCGCCGCCGCCGACCCCCAGTGGATCGCCGTCGACCTGGGCTCCGCCAAGCCGATCAACCAGGTCGTCCTGAACTGGGAGGCCGCCTACGCGCGGGCCTTCCAGCTCCAGACCTCCGGTGACGGCGCGAACTGGACCACGGTCCTCACCGCCGGCGGCACGGCGGGCGTCCAGACGCTCGCCGTGAACACCACCGCCCGCCACGTCCGCCTCTACACCACCCAGCGCGCCACGCAGTACGGCGTGTCGCTGTGGGAGTTCCAGGTCTTCGGCGACGCGGCCCCGTCCGGACCGATCGTGCGGGTGGCGGAGTTCCTCGCCGACTGCCCGTTCACGCACCGCCTGCCCGACGACCCGATCGTGGTGCCGAACCTGCCGGGCGCCTCGCACATGCACAGCTTCTTCGGCAACCGCACCACGAACGCCCACTCGACCGTCCAGTCGCTGCTGGCCGGCACGAGCAACTGCAACCCGTCCGTCGACCTGTCGTCGTACTGGGTGCCGACCCTGTACGCCGACGGCCAGGCCGTGGAGCCCACCGGCACCACGTTCTACTACCTGGGCGAGGGCGTGCGGGACGACGTGATCGCCCGCATCCAGCCGTTCCCGCTGGGCCTGCGGATCGTCGCCGGCAACGCCAAGGCCACCGCCCCGGACGCCACCACGATCTCCCGGTGGTCGTGCCTGCACGCGGGCCACGTGGGCGCGTCGAAGGACTTCGTCAACTGCCCGGCGGGCACGATGCTGGAGTCCTACCTCGACTTCCCGCAGTGCTGGAACGGCCGCGACCTGGACTCGGCCGACCACAAGAGCCACATGTCCTACCCGGTCGCGGGCACCTGCCCGTCGACGCACCCGGTGCCGGTCCCGAAGCTCCGCCAGGTGCTGCGGTACCCGGTCAGCGGCGACCCCGCGCGGTTCCGGCTGTCGTCCGGAGCGGGCTTCACCATGCACGGCGACTTCTTCAACGCGTGGCCCGAGGCCGAACTGGCCCGCCGGGTCCGCGACTGCATCAACCCCATCATCAAGTGCGGTGCGGACGGCCGGCCGTGA
- a CDS encoding 3-dehydroquinate synthase II, whose protein sequence is MKFAWIDLRTVPDAQRDAVVDAAVHARLAGVVSDDPALLDTLPPTITRVLVADEPVESPHLVTVVVRDQDQLDRLPVDSAFVQVEDDRTLKLACAAAVRLGHAVVGFTDPTKIPLEIVIAAADGAAGKLVTVVADLEEAAIVLDVLEHGSDGVLMAPRDANDVFKLARLLEATTPPLELTTLVVEGIAHNGLGDRVCVDTASHFQEDEGILVGSFSSGFILCCSETHPLPYMPTRPFRVNAGALHSYVLGPDNRTNYLSELRSGSTVLAVNSEGRTRKLTVGRAKLESRPILTITAHSPEGVEVSLTVQDDWHVRVLGPGGKVRNVTELQRGDELLGYIATEQRHVGIPIGEFCKES, encoded by the coding sequence TTGAAGTTCGCCTGGATCGACCTCAGAACCGTCCCCGACGCGCAGCGCGACGCCGTCGTCGACGCCGCCGTGCACGCCCGCCTCGCGGGGGTCGTCTCCGACGACCCGGCGCTGCTCGACACCCTGCCGCCGACGATCACCCGCGTGCTCGTCGCCGACGAGCCCGTGGAGAGCCCGCACCTGGTCACCGTCGTGGTGCGCGACCAGGACCAGCTCGACCGGCTCCCCGTCGACTCGGCGTTCGTGCAGGTCGAGGACGACCGCACGCTGAAGCTCGCGTGCGCGGCGGCCGTGCGGCTCGGGCACGCCGTGGTCGGGTTCACCGACCCGACGAAGATCCCGCTGGAGATCGTCATCGCCGCCGCCGACGGCGCGGCCGGCAAGCTCGTCACCGTCGTCGCGGACCTGGAGGAGGCCGCGATCGTCCTGGACGTGCTGGAACACGGCTCCGACGGCGTCCTGATGGCGCCGCGCGACGCCAACGACGTGTTCAAGCTGGCCAGGCTGCTGGAGGCGACCACCCCGCCGCTGGAGCTGACCACGCTCGTCGTCGAGGGCATCGCGCACAACGGCCTGGGCGACCGGGTGTGCGTCGACACCGCCTCGCACTTCCAGGAGGACGAGGGCATCCTCGTCGGCTCCTTCTCCTCCGGCTTCATCCTGTGCTGCTCCGAGACCCACCCGCTGCCGTACATGCCGACCCGGCCGTTCCGGGTCAACGCCGGCGCGCTGCACTCCTACGTGCTCGGTCCGGACAACCGCACCAACTACCTGTCGGAGCTGCGCTCGGGCAGCACGGTGCTCGCGGTGAACTCCGAGGGCCGCACCCGCAAGCTCACCGTCGGCCGGGCCAAGCTGGAGTCGCGCCCGATCCTGACCATCACCGCGCACTCGCCCGAGGGCGTCGAGGTCAGCCTCACCGTGCAGGACGACTGGCACGTGCGGGTGCTCGGCCCCGGCGGGAAGGTCCGCAACGTCACCGAGTTGCAGCGGGGCGACGAGCTGCTGGGCTACATCGCGACCGAGCAGCGGCACGTGGGCATCCCCATCGGCGAGTTCTGCAAGGAGTCCTGA